A portion of the Hyphomicrobiaceae bacterium genome contains these proteins:
- a CDS encoding MmcQ/YjbR family DNA-binding protein, giving the protein MVSQRQFRDLALGMEGTTQTPHFDRAAFRVLRIYATLAADGKTANLKLEPDEQSLRVEMHPEAFAPASGGWGRQGWTTVTLSKVYKGVLENALRAAWSQATQKSPSKRRRTTNKKA; this is encoded by the coding sequence ATGGTATCTCAACGCCAGTTCCGCGACCTCGCTCTAGGCATGGAAGGTACAACGCAAACGCCGCACTTTGATCGTGCGGCGTTTCGCGTTTTGCGGATCTATGCGACGCTCGCCGCCGACGGCAAAACTGCAAATCTCAAGCTCGAACCTGACGAGCAGAGTTTGCGCGTCGAGATGCATCCTGAAGCGTTTGCGCCGGCTTCTGGCGGATGGGGCAGGCAGGGATGGACCACGGTGACGCTTTCTAAGGTTTACAAAGGCGTGCTCGAAAATGCTCTGCGGGCTGCCTGGTCCCAGGCAACTCAAAAATCACCGTCGAAGCGGCGGCGAACAACGAACAAGAAGGCTTGA
- a CDS encoding YihY/virulence factor BrkB family protein, whose translation MKRFRTFMEALYRLYEHSGFALASAVAFSFVVSVFPFCIFLGALSGVFGGRELADAAIQQLFAILPEPVAKGLAPEVQAIMGTSRIDLLTASGFLALFFATSAIETMRAALNNAYRVHETRPYPLCLLISMSFVFISAVSTLVLTWAVVVGPALAERLRPQWTKEVMDVEWIGSAMRFLEQIWVGPFTRYTLAGIIIALQLLAFHLLLAAGKRRFQDVWPGILLSIGLWLTLASLWSKYLAITNYSLFYAGLSQLMIAMIFFQFTAIIILLGAELNRGIMEFKRMSRGEPPRGDGRAERH comes from the coding sequence ATGAAGCGGTTTCGCACGTTCATGGAAGCGCTTTACCGGCTCTATGAACACTCGGGCTTCGCCTTGGCAAGTGCGGTGGCCTTCTCGTTCGTCGTCTCGGTATTCCCGTTCTGCATCTTTCTAGGCGCCCTTTCGGGTGTGTTCGGCGGTCGAGAGCTTGCCGATGCAGCAATTCAGCAACTGTTCGCCATACTTCCAGAGCCCGTCGCCAAGGGGCTTGCGCCTGAAGTCCAGGCCATTATGGGCACCAGCCGTATCGACTTGCTGACGGCCAGCGGATTCTTAGCCCTGTTCTTCGCCACGAGTGCCATCGAGACAATGCGCGCGGCCTTGAACAATGCTTACCGCGTGCATGAGACCCGTCCGTATCCGCTGTGCCTTCTGATCTCGATGTCGTTCGTCTTCATAAGCGCCGTTTCGACACTGGTGCTGACCTGGGCCGTTGTCGTGGGCCCGGCCTTGGCGGAGAGGCTGAGGCCTCAGTGGACCAAAGAAGTCATGGATGTGGAGTGGATCGGCTCGGCAATGCGTTTCTTGGAGCAGATCTGGGTTGGGCCTTTCACGCGCTACACGCTGGCAGGCATCATTATAGCGCTCCAGTTGCTAGCTTTTCATCTGTTGCTCGCTGCCGGAAAACGCCGTTTCCAGGACGTCTGGCCCGGCATTCTGCTGTCGATCGGACTGTGGCTGACGTTGGCTAGCCTTTGGTCCAAATACTTGGCGATCACCAACTACTCGCTGTTCTACGCCGGTCTGTCTCAGCTGATGATCGCGATGATCTTTTTCCAGTTTACCGCCATCATCATCCTGCTCGGCGCCGAGCTCAATCGCGGCATCATGGAATTCAAGCGAATGTCGCGCGGCGAGCCTCCACGTGGCGATGGACGTGCCGAGCGCCACTGA
- a CDS encoding cobalamin-binding protein, protein MTPTATPRVVSLIASATEIVHALGAGDQQIARSHECDWPERIMDLPALTKARFKVEGSSRQIDTAVKSLVEHGLAVYEVNADALKDLAPDVILTQDQCEVCAVSLADVQRAVEGWTECKANVVSLRPHTLADIYADNERVAEALGRPQAGVELNAHMAAQFADVSARVAGEDKPRLAFIEWIDPPMSGGHWMPELISIAGGINLFGEHGAQSPWIKLEDVVAADPDVILVAPCGYDIARTQSEMGVLDRNPLWQRLRAVREGRLFVADGNAYFNRPGPRLVESAQILAEILHPGRVNYGHMGQTVVRHESSRT, encoded by the coding sequence ATGACGCCAACCGCAACGCCACGGGTCGTATCTCTCATCGCCAGTGCCACGGAGATCGTGCACGCGCTTGGCGCGGGAGATCAACAGATTGCGCGGTCGCACGAATGCGATTGGCCCGAGCGCATCATGGACTTGCCTGCGCTGACCAAGGCGAGGTTCAAGGTTGAGGGCTCGTCACGTCAAATCGACACCGCAGTGAAGTCATTAGTCGAGCATGGTCTCGCCGTGTACGAAGTCAATGCGGATGCTCTCAAGGATCTCGCGCCAGACGTAATCCTCACGCAGGACCAATGCGAAGTGTGCGCCGTCTCACTCGCCGACGTGCAGCGCGCCGTCGAAGGCTGGACGGAATGCAAAGCTAACGTCGTTTCTCTGCGCCCCCATACCCTTGCGGACATCTATGCCGACAATGAACGTGTCGCGGAGGCACTGGGCCGTCCGCAAGCAGGTGTTGAACTCAACGCGCACATGGCAGCGCAGTTTGCGGACGTTTCCGCGCGTGTAGCAGGCGAAGATAAGCCCCGCCTGGCGTTCATCGAGTGGATCGATCCGCCTATGTCGGGCGGGCACTGGATGCCTGAACTCATTTCAATCGCCGGCGGTATCAACCTGTTCGGCGAGCATGGCGCGCAATCTCCTTGGATCAAGCTGGAAGACGTCGTTGCAGCCGACCCCGATGTCATCCTGGTGGCGCCTTGCGGCTACGACATCGCCCGCACGCAGTCGGAGATGGGCGTTCTGGATCGAAATCCGCTCTGGCAGAGATTGCGTGCGGTTCGCGAGGGGCGACTCTTCGTGGCTGACGGCAATGCGTATTTCAATAGGCCAGGTCCGCGGCTCGTGGAAAGTGCGCAGATCTTGGCGGAAATCCTGCACCCAGGCCGTGTCAATTACGGGCACATGGGACAAACTGTGGTAAGGCACGAGTCCAGCAGGACTTGA
- a CDS encoding acyl-CoA dehydrogenase family protein, giving the protein MSVAQLKSGTSILAAGPARLIERCGEAVAEADKILLAAKAGARIKIQEAGGVDQAQHCAHGLAWLATTVEGLRQMYHWGERLNAESRFGEFEHLLLIAAFAEYCAQIAGGIPMSQVEIIRTDALGVAKADVRKFEDSVADLVEEGSSEAVKAKLGAFISAQPEAMTFGDTGLDELHAEIQNTMRRFCLDEVYPHAHEWHLENVYIPLEVIQKLAEIGVFGLALPEEYGGSGLGKEAMCVASEELSRGYIGVGSLGTRAEIAGELIVHNGTEEQKSKYLPKIASGEMLPTAVFTEPNTGSDLASLKTRAVKEGDVYKITGQKTWITHPVRADVMTVLARTNPDESGYKGLSMFLAEKPRGSDEDPFPAKGMTGGEIEVLGYRGMKEYDISFDGFEVPAENLLGGKEGQGFKALMATFEGARIQTAARAVGVAQCAMDLGLKYGLERIQFGKPIYEFPRVRNKVVMMAVETMIARQLTYFAAREKDQGHRCDLEAGMAKLLGARVAWANADNALQIHGGNGFALEYPISRVLCDARILNIFEGAAEIQAQVIARRLLEGAN; this is encoded by the coding sequence ATGTCCGTCGCACAGCTCAAGTCAGGTACTTCGATCCTTGCGGCGGGCCCCGCGCGGCTCATTGAGCGATGTGGTGAGGCGGTCGCGGAAGCCGATAAAATTCTGCTGGCGGCCAAAGCGGGTGCGCGCATCAAGATCCAAGAAGCCGGCGGTGTCGATCAGGCGCAGCATTGTGCACATGGCCTTGCTTGGCTCGCGACCACGGTCGAGGGCTTGCGCCAGATGTACCATTGGGGCGAACGCCTCAACGCTGAATCGCGCTTTGGTGAGTTCGAGCACCTCCTGCTCATCGCTGCGTTTGCGGAGTATTGCGCGCAAATTGCGGGCGGCATTCCCATGAGCCAAGTCGAGATCATTCGTACCGACGCGCTGGGTGTTGCAAAAGCCGATGTGCGCAAGTTCGAAGATTCGGTTGCCGATCTCGTCGAAGAAGGCAGCTCCGAAGCCGTCAAGGCGAAGCTTGGCGCGTTTATCTCTGCGCAGCCAGAGGCGATGACCTTCGGTGACACGGGACTAGATGAGCTTCATGCCGAAATCCAGAACACGATGCGCCGCTTCTGTCTGGATGAGGTCTATCCGCATGCCCACGAGTGGCATTTGGAGAACGTCTACATCCCGCTTGAAGTCATTCAGAAGCTGGCTGAGATCGGGGTGTTCGGTCTAGCTCTGCCGGAGGAGTATGGCGGTTCGGGGCTTGGCAAGGAAGCGATGTGCGTGGCGTCCGAGGAATTGTCACGCGGCTATATCGGTGTTGGATCGCTCGGCACCCGTGCGGAAATCGCTGGCGAGCTGATCGTGCACAACGGTACCGAAGAGCAGAAGAGCAAGTACCTGCCTAAGATTGCTAGCGGTGAAATGTTGCCGACCGCCGTTTTCACCGAGCCGAACACAGGTTCCGACCTTGCCTCGCTGAAGACGCGCGCAGTCAAGGAAGGCGACGTCTACAAGATTACCGGACAGAAGACCTGGATCACGCATCCTGTGCGCGCAGATGTCATGACGGTTCTTGCGCGCACCAATCCCGACGAGTCAGGCTACAAGGGATTATCGATGTTCCTGGCCGAGAAGCCGCGCGGCAGCGACGAGGATCCGTTCCCGGCCAAAGGCATGACGGGCGGTGAAATCGAAGTGCTCGGTTATCGCGGCATGAAGGAGTACGACATCTCCTTCGACGGTTTCGAAGTGCCGGCTGAAAATCTACTTGGCGGCAAGGAAGGCCAGGGCTTCAAGGCCCTGATGGCGACGTTCGAAGGTGCGCGAATTCAAACAGCGGCCCGTGCGGTTGGTGTTGCCCAGTGCGCCATGGACCTTGGACTTAAGTATGGATTGGAGCGCATTCAGTTCGGAAAGCCGATCTATGAGTTCCCGCGCGTGCGTAACAAAGTCGTGATGATGGCCGTTGAAACCATGATTGCACGGCAGCTCACTTACTTTGCCGCACGCGAGAAAGATCAGGGGCATCGTTGCGATCTTGAGGCTGGCATGGCCAAGCTTCTTGGCGCTCGCGTTGCTTGGGCGAACGCAGACAACGCGCTCCAGATCCACGGCGGCAATGGCTTCGCGCTCGAGTATCCGATCTCTCGCGTGCTGTGTGATGCGCGCATCTTAAACATCTTCGAAGGGGCTGCTGAGATTCAAGCGCAAGTTATCGCGCGTCGCCTTCTTGAAGGAGCCAATTGA
- the ccrA gene encoding crotonyl-CoA carboxylase/reductase: protein MTASEFVSGVGKKDLYEVGEIPPLGHVPKNMYAWTIRRDRQGEPDKAMQVEVVPTWELDSHDVLVLVMAAGVNYNGVWASLGKPISMFDVHKQPYHIAGSDASGIVWAVGSKVKRWKVGDEVVVHCNQDDGDDEECNGGDPMFSPSQRIWGYETPDGSFAQFCRVQDRQLLERPRHLTWEESACYTLTLATAYRMLFGHRPHVLRPGHNVLVWGASGGLGSFAVQLCATSGANAIGVVSEDDKRDFVMQLGAKGVINRKDFKCWGQLPKVNTPEYHEWLKQMREFGKAIWDITGKGVNVDCVFEHPGEATIPVSVQVVKRGGMVVICAGTTGYNLTMDARYLWMHQKRVQGSHFANLAQASQANKLVVERRIDPCMSEVFSWEQIPKAHMRMMRNEHKPGNMAVLVSAPTTGLRTVEDVIEAGNNRSG from the coding sequence ATGACCGCTTCGGAATTCGTCTCAGGCGTGGGGAAGAAGGATCTTTACGAGGTTGGCGAGATTCCGCCGCTCGGTCACGTCCCTAAAAACATGTATGCGTGGACTATCAGACGGGATCGGCAAGGCGAGCCCGACAAGGCGATGCAGGTCGAGGTAGTGCCCACCTGGGAACTCGACAGCCACGACGTGCTGGTGCTCGTGATGGCGGCCGGTGTCAATTATAACGGCGTGTGGGCGTCGCTCGGCAAGCCGATCTCAATGTTCGACGTGCATAAGCAGCCCTATCACATCGCCGGTTCCGATGCTTCAGGTATCGTTTGGGCGGTCGGCTCGAAGGTGAAGCGGTGGAAGGTCGGCGATGAAGTCGTCGTGCACTGCAACCAGGACGACGGCGACGATGAGGAATGCAATGGCGGCGATCCAATGTTTTCGCCGAGCCAGCGCATTTGGGGCTATGAGACGCCTGACGGGTCGTTCGCGCAGTTCTGCCGCGTGCAGGATCGCCAGCTTCTGGAGCGTCCCCGTCATCTCACCTGGGAAGAAAGCGCCTGCTACACGCTGACCCTGGCGACCGCCTATCGCATGCTGTTCGGCCATCGTCCGCACGTGCTGCGACCGGGACATAACGTACTGGTTTGGGGCGCTTCGGGTGGTTTGGGGTCGTTCGCCGTTCAGTTGTGCGCCACCTCTGGCGCCAACGCCATCGGCGTCGTCTCGGAAGATGATAAACGTGATTTCGTCATGCAGTTGGGTGCCAAGGGCGTCATCAACCGGAAGGACTTCAAGTGTTGGGGCCAGCTACCGAAAGTGAATACGCCCGAGTATCATGAGTGGCTGAAGCAAATGCGCGAGTTCGGCAAGGCGATCTGGGATATCACCGGCAAAGGCGTCAACGTCGACTGTGTGTTCGAGCACCCGGGCGAAGCGACGATCCCGGTCTCTGTACAGGTCGTCAAGCGCGGCGGGATGGTCGTGATCTGCGCGGGTACGACGGGCTATAATCTCACCATGGATGCGCGGTATCTCTGGATGCACCAGAAGCGCGTGCAAGGTTCGCATTTTGCCAACCTCGCCCAGGCCAGCCAGGCCAACAAGCTGGTGGTCGAGCGTCGCATCGACCCGTGCATGTCTGAAGTCTTTTCGTGGGAGCAGATCCCCAAGGCTCACATGCGTATGATGAGAAATGAGCATAAGCCTGGCAACATGGCTGTGCTCGTGTCTGCGCCGACTACGGGCCTGCGGACGGTCGAGGATGTCATCGAGGCCGGCAACAACCGTTCGGGTTGA
- a CDS encoding YceI family protein yields the protein MKRLTLLAGVVAAIAAAALPASAADYVFDIKGQHASIGFRVKHLGYSWLTGRFDKFDGTFSYDPANVAASKVSVEIDTTSISTNHAERDKHLRGPDYLDSETYPKATFVSTEVTADGENKAKIKGNFTLHGVTKEVVLDMERMGGGPDPWGGQRMGFTGSTKLTIADFGFKKQLGPASKEVELFLDVEGIQK from the coding sequence ATGAAGCGCCTGACGTTGCTCGCCGGGGTCGTCGCCGCGATTGCCGCCGCCGCCCTTCCGGCTAGCGCCGCCGACTATGTTTTCGATATTAAAGGGCAGCACGCCTCAATCGGATTCCGCGTCAAGCACTTGGGCTATAGCTGGCTGACGGGTCGGTTTGACAAGTTTGATGGAACGTTTTCCTACGACCCAGCCAACGTGGCGGCCTCCAAAGTAAGCGTGGAGATCGACACCACCAGCATCTCCACAAATCACGCCGAGCGGGACAAGCATCTGCGGGGGCCCGACTACCTCGACTCCGAGACCTATCCGAAGGCGACGTTCGTCAGCACCGAGGTCACTGCTGACGGTGAGAACAAGGCTAAGATCAAAGGTAACTTCACGCTGCACGGCGTTACCAAAGAAGTCGTTCTTGATATGGAGCGCATGGGTGGCGGTCCTGATCCGTGGGGCGGACAGCGCATGGGCTTCACGGGCAGCACGAAGCTCACTATTGCGGACTTTGGCTTCAAGAAGCAGTTAGGTCCGGCCTCGAAAGAAGTTGAGCTGTTTCTCGACGTGGAAGGCATCCAGAAGTAA
- a CDS encoding cytochrome b yields the protein MKFRDSEKGYGLVTRWLHWLMALAIFFMFGLGYWMMRLEYYSPYYNSAPDLHRSIGAVVGLALVFRFFWRLTNPKPDDGELSPMEQYAAKVVHWAFYPLILIIVVSGYLISSSDGRAIDVFGLFSIPSVVTEKGLSDQAGYLHKILAYSVIGLALIHAAASLKHHFWDRSDILKRMISGPPKDEKNS from the coding sequence GTGAAATTCCGCGACAGCGAAAAGGGCTATGGACTGGTGACGCGATGGCTTCACTGGCTCATGGCCCTGGCTATCTTCTTCATGTTTGGGCTTGGTTACTGGATGATGAGGCTTGAATATTATAGCCCCTACTATAACAGCGCGCCGGACCTACATCGCAGCATCGGCGCCGTCGTCGGTCTCGCGCTCGTGTTCCGCTTCTTTTGGCGCCTGACCAACCCCAAGCCGGACGACGGTGAGCTTTCGCCCATGGAGCAATATGCTGCTAAAGTTGTGCACTGGGCGTTCTATCCGCTCATCCTGATCATAGTCGTTAGCGGCTATTTGATCTCGTCCTCCGACGGGCGTGCTATTGACGTATTCGGCCTGTTCTCCATACCGTCGGTCGTCACAGAGAAGGGCTTGTCGGATCAGGCTGGTTATCTACATAAGATTTTGGCCTATTCGGTGATAGGACTGGCTCTGATCCACGCGGCCGCATCTCTGAAACATCATTTCTGGGATCGCAGCGACATACTCAAGCGGATGATCTCTGGTCCGCCAAAAGATGAGAAAAATTCCTGA
- a CDS encoding D-alanyl-D-alanine carboxypeptidase family protein, with protein MRAAKGCIHALSMCLAMLSAAVLTSQHVHASPALLFEVDNGKVLYAEDQDDLWFPASLTKIMTAYVTFNAIKAGKLKLDDKISCSLVATLQPPSKVGLPVGGELTVDVALQAVIIKSANDVTVMLAEAVAGSETAFVDMMNATAKRLGMTRTHFVNTNGLPEPEQYTTARDLAKLSRVVVAEFPEYAHYWSSPAVRIGKRRLGSHNALLKTFPGADGLKTGFTCDSGYNVVASATREGRRLMAIVLGESSGDERAVRAASLLEHGFQTYDWKQLFNTTDLNSLPVDPDAKQLTSVRTTVTAWSCGNRKAHAKKAKRKRPTNSKAVKKKDDDAAETLKGTIEPKTVVQDTPAKAQ; from the coding sequence ATGCGCGCTGCCAAGGGCTGTATCCACGCTTTGTCGATGTGTCTTGCGATGCTGTCGGCTGCGGTGTTGACGTCCCAGCACGTGCACGCGAGCCCCGCCCTGCTGTTTGAGGTCGATAACGGCAAGGTCCTCTACGCGGAAGATCAGGACGATCTCTGGTTCCCCGCATCGCTTACCAAGATCATGACGGCGTACGTGACCTTTAACGCCATCAAGGCGGGAAAGCTCAAACTCGACGACAAGATTTCCTGCTCGCTCGTTGCCACGCTTCAACCACCGAGCAAGGTTGGCCTGCCGGTTGGCGGCGAATTGACCGTCGACGTCGCGCTGCAAGCGGTGATCATTAAGTCAGCGAACGACGTAACGGTGATGTTGGCCGAAGCTGTTGCTGGATCGGAAACAGCTTTCGTCGACATGATGAACGCTACAGCCAAGCGGCTCGGCATGACGCGCACGCATTTCGTCAACACCAACGGACTTCCCGAACCAGAGCAGTATACGACGGCGCGCGACCTGGCGAAGCTGTCGAGGGTCGTGGTCGCGGAGTTCCCCGAATATGCACACTACTGGTCTTCGCCTGCCGTTCGCATAGGCAAGCGACGTCTTGGCAGCCATAACGCTCTTCTGAAAACCTTTCCCGGCGCCGATGGTCTGAAGACCGGCTTCACCTGCGACTCCGGTTACAACGTCGTTGCCAGCGCCACTCGAGAGGGCCGACGGCTGATGGCGATTGTGCTGGGCGAGTCCTCAGGCGACGAACGCGCAGTCCGCGCTGCGAGCCTGCTTGAGCATGGCTTTCAAACCTACGACTGGAAGCAGTTGTTCAACACCACTGACCTGAACAGCCTCCCCGTCGATCCCGACGCCAAACAACTCACAAGCGTGCGCACTACTGTGACCGCCTGGAGCTGCGGCAATCGCAAAGCGCACGCGAAGAAGGCTAAACGCAAACGCCCGACCAATTCGAAAGCGGTTAAAAAAAAAGACGATGACGCAGCCGAAACATTGAAGGGCACCATCGAGCCGAAGACCGTTGTGCAGGATACCCCTGCAAAGGCGCAATAG
- a CDS encoding protein meaA, whose protein sequence is MSDKKTGTPAAVASLTRDKPWMFRTYAGHSTAAKSNELYKKNLAKGQTGLSIAFDLPTQTGYDSDHELARGEVGKVGVPVSHIGDMRTLLDGIPLDQMNTSMTINATAAWLLSLYVATADQTSASRAKLTGTIQNDIIKEYLSRGTYVFPPEPSLKLIKDTIVFSTKEVPKWNPTNVCSYHLQEAGATPVQELAYALATGLAVLDGVKASGEVPAADFGNVVGRVSFFVNAGMRFVTEMCKMRAFTELWDEITRERYGVTEPKNRLFRYGVQVNSLGLTEPQAENNVYRILLEMLAVTLSKNARARAVQLPAWNEALGLPRPWDQQWSLRMQQILAYETDLLEYGDIFDGSTEINKKVEALKAEAKAELATIEKMGGAVAAIDYMKRRLVESNTARLRQIETGEQIVVGVNKWTETEASPLSSGTDAILVVDPAVEAEQVARLKAWREQRDAKAVVAALTELESAAKEGRNVMEPSIACAKAGVTTGEWGSLLRKIYGEYRAPTGVAQAAAQREGAGLDDVRASVDAVSNKLGRRIKFLVGKPGLDGHSNGAEQIAVRARDCGMEVVYEGIRLTPAQIVRAALDEAVHCVGLSILSGSHVPLVKEVMDRMRKEGLDDVPVVVGGIIPPEDAKTLKAFGVAAVYTPKDFQLNDIMADIVRLVDGNAKAA, encoded by the coding sequence ATGTCTGACAAGAAAACCGGCACCCCGGCCGCTGTCGCCAGTCTAACGCGGGACAAGCCCTGGATGTTCAGGACTTATGCCGGCCATTCCACGGCGGCCAAATCCAATGAGCTCTATAAGAAAAACTTAGCCAAAGGTCAGACAGGCTTATCGATCGCTTTCGACCTGCCCACGCAAACCGGCTACGACAGCGATCATGAGCTGGCACGTGGCGAGGTCGGCAAGGTCGGCGTTCCCGTCTCCCATATCGGCGATATGCGCACCCTGCTCGACGGCATTCCGCTTGATCAGATGAACACCTCTATGACGATCAACGCGACCGCCGCGTGGCTGCTGTCCCTCTATGTGGCGACGGCGGATCAGACCAGCGCATCCCGTGCCAAGCTGACGGGAACCATTCAGAATGACATCATCAAGGAGTATCTCTCGCGCGGGACCTACGTGTTTCCCCCAGAACCTTCCTTAAAACTCATCAAGGACACGATCGTCTTCTCCACCAAGGAGGTTCCCAAATGGAACCCGACAAACGTGTGCTCCTACCACCTCCAGGAAGCTGGGGCGACGCCGGTCCAAGAGTTAGCCTATGCGCTCGCCACCGGACTTGCCGTGCTCGATGGCGTCAAAGCGTCGGGCGAAGTGCCTGCAGCCGATTTCGGTAACGTCGTCGGCCGCGTTTCTTTCTTCGTGAATGCCGGCATGCGCTTCGTAACTGAGATGTGCAAGATGCGCGCGTTCACCGAGCTGTGGGACGAGATCACACGCGAACGCTACGGCGTGACCGAGCCGAAGAACCGTTTGTTCCGCTATGGCGTACAAGTGAACTCGCTCGGGCTAACCGAACCGCAGGCGGAAAACAACGTCTACCGGATTCTACTCGAGATGCTTGCAGTCACGTTGTCGAAGAACGCGCGCGCGCGCGCCGTGCAGCTGCCTGCCTGGAACGAGGCACTCGGATTGCCGCGTCCGTGGGATCAGCAGTGGTCGCTGCGCATGCAGCAGATCCTGGCCTACGAAACCGATCTCCTTGAGTACGGGGACATCTTCGACGGATCCACCGAGATCAACAAGAAGGTCGAGGCTCTCAAAGCCGAAGCCAAGGCAGAGCTCGCGACAATTGAGAAAATGGGCGGCGCGGTTGCTGCAATCGATTACATGAAGCGGCGTCTGGTAGAAAGCAACACGGCGCGCCTTCGCCAGATCGAAACCGGCGAGCAGATCGTCGTTGGCGTCAACAAGTGGACCGAGACGGAGGCCTCTCCGCTGTCTTCTGGTACGGACGCCATCCTCGTCGTCGATCCGGCCGTGGAAGCAGAGCAAGTCGCCCGACTCAAGGCATGGCGCGAACAGCGCGATGCAAAGGCGGTTGTCGCCGCCCTTACCGAACTGGAAAGTGCCGCCAAGGAAGGCCGTAACGTCATGGAGCCGTCCATCGCGTGCGCGAAGGCCGGTGTTACGACAGGCGAATGGGGCAGCCTGCTGCGTAAAATCTACGGCGAGTATCGCGCCCCTACCGGCGTGGCCCAGGCAGCCGCCCAGCGCGAAGGCGCTGGCCTCGACGACGTGCGCGCGAGCGTCGATGCGGTCTCAAACAAGCTCGGCCGCCGCATCAAGTTCTTGGTTGGCAAGCCTGGTCTCGATGGCCATTCAAACGGTGCCGAACAGATCGCGGTTCGCGCACGCGACTGCGGCATGGAAGTGGTCTACGAAGGCATTCGCCTGACACCGGCGCAGATCGTACGCGCCGCACTCGACGAGGCTGTCCACTGTGTCGGACTTTCGATCCTGTCGGGCTCGCACGTTCCGTTGGTCAAGGAGGTCATGGACCGGATGCGTAAGGAAGGGCTCGACGACGTACCGGTCGTCGTCGGCGGCATCATTCCCCCGGAGGACGCCAAAACCTTGAAGGCATTCGGAGTGGCGGCAGTCTATACGCCCAAGGACTTTCAGTTGAACGACATCATGGCCGACATCGTGCGCCTGGTGGACGGAAACGCGAAGGCTGCGTAA